The following are encoded together in the Oncorhynchus kisutch isolate 150728-3 unplaced genomic scaffold, Okis_V2 scaffold3972, whole genome shotgun sequence genome:
- the LOC116372939 gene encoding adhesion G protein-coupled receptor F5-like — MSLQFRLNQTFNSDLSNPSSSGFKTLAAKVTSEVKKVFAKTPGFRRSIVNSFRSGSVVTDMTLVFDNQTSVPSSSNSQAILTSSSTSLNILSGSIIFGSSTTSGSAPRPTSFSLAALPLSLALLMVQLLAS; from the exons ATGAGTCTTCAGTTCCGTCTCAACCAGACGTTCAACTCAGATCTTTCCAACCCTTCCTCTTCAGGGTTCAAGACTCTGGCTGCCAAAGTGACCTCTGAG GTGAAAAAGGTTTTTGCTAAGACCCCAGGCTTCCGTCGTTCCATTGTCAACTCATTCAG GAGTGGATCTGTAGTTACCGACATGACCCTCGTGTTCGACAACCAAACTTCGGTTCCCAGCTCAAGCAACTCACAGGCAATTCTCACCAGCAGTTCCACCTCCCTGAACATTCTATCAGGCAGCATCATTTTTG GGTCATCAACCACATCAGGAAGTGCTCCCCGACCCACTTCCTTCTCTCTGGCTGCCTTGCCTCTCAGTTTGGCTCTATTAATGGTACAGCTGCTGGCTAGCTAA